A DNA window from Streptomyces sp. CA-278952 contains the following coding sequences:
- a CDS encoding glutaminase, which produces MSHPSAAPRTSSTALRADASSAAPRGDAHRFSSVISRIAEEMAALVDHGTPADYIPMLAGADPRRFGMAVAEPDGTVYGVGDWQQPFSTQSISKVFALALALSLDGEQIWRGVGREPSGNPFNSLVQLEYENGIPRNPFINAGALVVTDRLQALTGDAAGQVRELLRSESGNAAIDFVPEVAASEAAFGDRNAALAHFMASYGNITLPVPELLAAYFRQCSIEASCADLALSAGFLARHGIRADGSALLTRSQAKQVNAVMLTCGTYDAAGEFAYRVGLPGKSGVGGGIIAIVPGVCTLCVWSPGLDRRGNSVAGVSALARFTTLTGLSVF; this is translated from the coding sequence GTGTCCCACCCCTCCGCCGCTCCTCGGACGAGCAGCACAGCTCTGCGCGCCGACGCGAGCAGCGCCGCTCCGCGCGGCGACGCGCACCGCTTCAGCTCCGTCATCAGCCGCATCGCCGAGGAGATGGCCGCACTCGTCGACCACGGCACCCCCGCCGACTACATCCCGATGCTCGCCGGCGCCGACCCCCGGCGCTTCGGCATGGCGGTCGCGGAGCCGGACGGAACCGTCTACGGCGTCGGCGACTGGCAGCAGCCGTTCTCGACGCAGTCCATATCCAAGGTGTTCGCCCTGGCCCTGGCGCTCTCCCTGGACGGCGAGCAGATATGGCGGGGAGTCGGCCGGGAGCCTTCGGGCAACCCGTTCAACTCCCTGGTGCAGCTGGAGTACGAGAACGGCATCCCCCGCAACCCGTTCATCAACGCCGGGGCCCTGGTGGTGACCGACCGGCTCCAGGCGCTGACCGGGGACGCCGCCGGCCAGGTGCGGGAGCTGCTGCGCTCGGAGAGCGGCAATGCCGCCATCGACTTCGTACCGGAGGTCGCCGCCTCCGAGGCGGCCTTCGGCGATCGCAACGCCGCGCTGGCCCACTTCATGGCCTCCTACGGCAACATCACGCTCCCGGTCCCCGAACTGCTCGCCGCCTACTTCCGCCAGTGCTCGATCGAGGCGTCCTGCGCGGACCTGGCCCTCTCCGCGGGATTCCTGGCCCGGCACGGCATTCGGGCCGACGGTTCCGCGCTGCTCACCCGCAGCCAGGCGAAGCAGGTCAACGCGGTCATGCTTACCTGCGGGACGTACGACGCGGCCGGGGAGTTCGCCTACCGGGTGGGGCTGCCGGGCAAGAGCGGCGTCGGCGGGGGGATCATCGCCATCGTGCCCGGAGTGTGCACCCTGTGCGTATGGAGCCCGGGGCTCGACCGGCGCGGCAACTCGGTGGCGGGCGTCTCGGCCCTCGCCCGCTTCACCACGCTGACCGGGCTGTCCGTCTTCTGA
- a CDS encoding class I SAM-dependent methyltransferase has product MLDYDDEARHYDASRGGEARARAAAGAVERLLPQGPCTVLDIACGTGIVTQRLRRPGRTVVGVDRSPGMLGLAARRVPGGIVRGDGTRLPFAPDAVDAVVIIWLLHLLPDPVPVLTEAARVLRPGGVLITTVDKNDAYFAEDSDIAEATADLRRQYAPQVPDRSARLVGWAAEQGLGAVGRTRFPGTGQGRSPRGWREVIEAGRISWCTHAPREQVADACRRLAALPDQDAPRPDPLYRLIALKS; this is encoded by the coding sequence GTGCTCGATTACGACGACGAGGCCCGGCACTACGACGCGTCCCGGGGCGGTGAAGCGAGAGCCCGGGCAGCGGCGGGCGCGGTGGAACGGCTCCTGCCGCAAGGGCCCTGCACCGTCCTGGACATCGCGTGCGGCACGGGCATCGTGACGCAGCGGCTGCGGCGTCCGGGACGGACGGTGGTGGGCGTCGACCGTTCGCCCGGGATGCTGGGCCTCGCCGCGCGGCGGGTGCCGGGAGGAATCGTGCGGGGCGACGGCACACGGCTGCCCTTCGCGCCGGACGCGGTGGACGCCGTCGTGATCATCTGGCTGCTGCACCTGCTGCCGGACCCCGTGCCGGTCCTGACGGAGGCGGCCCGGGTGCTGCGGCCCGGCGGGGTGCTGATCACCACCGTCGACAAGAACGACGCGTACTTCGCCGAGGACAGCGACATCGCCGAGGCCACGGCGGACCTGCGCCGCCAGTACGCGCCCCAGGTGCCCGACCGATCGGCCCGGTTGGTCGGTTGGGCGGCGGAACAGGGTCTGGGGGCGGTCGGACGGACGCGGTTCCCCGGCACGGGACAGGGCCGCAGCCCTCGCGGGTGGCGCGAGGTGATCGAGGCGGGCCGCATCTCCTGGTGCACTCACGCGCCCCGGGAGCAGGTGGCCGATGCGTGCCGGCGGCTCGCCGCGCTGCCGGACCAGGACGCGCCCCGCCCGGACCCGCTGTACCGCCTCATCGCCCTGAAGTCGTGA